In Nocardioides dokdonensis FR1436, the following are encoded in one genomic region:
- the glgP gene encoding alpha-glucan family phosphorylase: MRAIRRFTVRPVLPASLGALNELAGNLRWSWHPPTQDVFAAVDAELWESTGHDPVRLLASVAGERLAALAADEGFVARLEAARADLAAYVDGDRWYQKRTAQGTLTGPAGGAAPRAIGYFSPEFGITAVLPQYSGGLGILAGDHLKAASDLGVPIIGVGLLYRHGYFRQSLSRDGWQQETYPVLDPDELPISLLREESGAPATISIAMPGGPDLLARIWVASVGRVPLLMLDTDVEGNPEHYVDVTDRLYGGTSEHRLRQELLLGVGGVRALRVFSRLTGHPEPEVFHTNEGHAGFLGLERIRELTAAAGGPGLDFDTALEVGRASTVFTTHTPVPAGIDRFERTLVEQYFSEGGATPGVPVERILALGAEDYEGGDGAVFNMAVMGFRLAQRANGVSQLHGEVSRGMFRGLWPAFDEAEVPITSITNGVHAPTWVAREVFGLAEGADPDSDDTGAFFAAADDVPGARVWEVKRALRLRLVEDARARLARSWAERGAAPAELGWIDSALDPDVLTIGFARRVPSYKRLTLMLRDPDRLKRLLLHPERPVQLVIAGKSHPADDGGKRLIQEMVRFADDPEVRHRIVFLPNYDIAMAQPLYPGCDVWLNNPLRPYEACGTSGMKAALNGGLNLSILDGWWDEWYDGRNGWAIPSADGLDDADRRDDLEASALYDLLENQVAPRFYDVDADGVPTGWVEMLRHTLRSLGPKVLATRMVRDYVLELYAPATGHARALNSDYAGAVDLAAWKRRVLAAWPDVRVEHVESSGVNDAPEVGAVLTTRAFVALGGLDPQDVSVQLVHGRADAEDRILDHDHDELTLAETYEGGRHRFDGDVSLTHSGAFGYTVRVLPKHALLASDAELGVVALPL; encoded by the coding sequence GTGCGAGCGATCCGACGATTCACCGTCCGTCCTGTCCTCCCCGCCTCCCTGGGCGCCCTGAACGAGCTCGCAGGCAACCTGCGCTGGTCCTGGCACCCCCCGACGCAGGACGTCTTCGCCGCGGTCGACGCCGAGCTGTGGGAGTCCACCGGCCACGACCCGGTGCGGCTGCTCGCCTCGGTGGCCGGTGAGCGCCTCGCGGCCCTGGCGGCCGACGAGGGCTTCGTGGCCCGTCTCGAGGCGGCGCGCGCCGACCTCGCGGCGTACGTCGACGGGGACCGGTGGTACCAGAAGCGCACCGCCCAGGGCACCCTGACCGGCCCCGCCGGGGGAGCGGCCCCGCGCGCGATCGGCTACTTCTCACCGGAGTTCGGCATCACCGCGGTGCTGCCGCAGTACTCCGGTGGGCTCGGCATCCTCGCCGGCGACCACCTCAAGGCGGCCAGCGACCTCGGCGTCCCGATCATCGGCGTCGGGCTGCTCTACCGGCACGGCTACTTCCGCCAGTCGCTGTCCCGCGACGGGTGGCAGCAGGAGACCTACCCCGTCCTCGACCCAGACGAGCTGCCGATCTCGCTGCTGCGCGAGGAGAGCGGTGCGCCCGCGACGATCAGCATCGCAATGCCCGGCGGTCCCGACCTGCTCGCCCGCATCTGGGTCGCCTCGGTGGGCCGCGTGCCGCTGCTGATGCTCGACACCGACGTCGAGGGCAACCCCGAGCACTACGTCGACGTCACCGACCGCCTGTACGGCGGCACCTCGGAGCACCGCCTGCGCCAGGAGCTGCTGCTCGGCGTCGGCGGGGTCCGCGCGCTGCGGGTCTTCTCGCGGTTGACCGGCCACCCCGAGCCCGAGGTCTTCCACACCAACGAGGGCCACGCCGGCTTCCTCGGCCTGGAGCGCATCCGCGAGCTGACCGCCGCCGCCGGCGGCCCGGGCCTCGACTTCGACACCGCGCTCGAGGTCGGGCGCGCCTCCACCGTCTTCACCACCCACACCCCGGTGCCGGCCGGCATCGACCGCTTCGAGCGGACCCTCGTCGAGCAGTACTTCAGCGAGGGCGGCGCGACCCCGGGCGTCCCGGTGGAGCGCATCCTCGCGCTCGGCGCGGAGGACTACGAGGGCGGCGACGGCGCCGTCTTCAACATGGCGGTGATGGGCTTCCGGCTCGCCCAGCGCGCCAACGGCGTCTCGCAGCTGCACGGTGAGGTCTCGCGCGGCATGTTCCGCGGCCTGTGGCCCGCCTTCGACGAGGCCGAGGTGCCGATCACCTCCATCACCAACGGCGTGCACGCCCCGACGTGGGTGGCCCGCGAGGTCTTCGGGCTCGCCGAGGGTGCCGACCCCGACTCCGACGACACCGGCGCGTTCTTCGCCGCCGCCGACGACGTGCCCGGCGCCCGGGTCTGGGAGGTCAAGCGCGCGCTGCGCCTGCGCCTGGTCGAGGACGCCCGGGCCCGCCTGGCCCGGTCCTGGGCCGAGCGCGGCGCGGCCCCGGCCGAGCTGGGCTGGATCGACTCGGCGCTGGACCCCGACGTGCTCACGATCGGCTTCGCGCGCCGGGTGCCGTCGTACAAGCGGCTCACGCTGATGCTGCGCGACCCCGATCGGCTCAAGCGCCTCCTGCTCCACCCCGAGCGGCCCGTGCAGCTGGTGATCGCCGGCAAGTCGCACCCCGCCGACGACGGCGGCAAGCGCCTGATCCAGGAGATGGTGCGCTTCGCCGACGACCCCGAGGTGCGCCACCGCATCGTCTTCCTGCCCAACTACGACATCGCGATGGCCCAGCCGCTCTACCCCGGCTGCGACGTCTGGCTCAACAACCCGCTGCGCCCCTACGAGGCGTGCGGCACCTCCGGCATGAAGGCGGCCCTCAACGGCGGCCTGAACCTCTCCATCCTCGACGGCTGGTGGGACGAGTGGTACGACGGCCGCAACGGCTGGGCGATCCCCTCGGCCGACGGGCTCGACGACGCCGACCGCCGCGACGACCTCGAGGCCTCCGCCCTCTACGACCTGCTGGAGAACCAGGTCGCGCCGCGCTTCTACGACGTGGACGCTGACGGGGTGCCCACCGGCTGGGTGGAGATGCTGCGCCACACCCTGAGGTCGCTGGGGCCCAAGGTGCTGGCCACCCGCATGGTCCGCGACTACGTGCTCGAGCTCTACGCCCCCGCCACCGGCCACGCCCGCGCGCTGAACAGCGACTACGCCGGAGCCGTCGACCTCGCAGCCTGGAAGCGGCGCGTCCTCGCGGCCTGGCCCGACGTGCGCGTCGAGCACGTCGAGAGCAGCGGGGTCAACGACGCCCCCGAGGTGGGCGCGGTCCTGACGACCCGGGCGTTCGTGGCCCTGGGCGGGCTGGACCCGCAGGACGTCTCCGTGCAGCTGGTGCACGGCCGCGCCGACGCCGAGGACCGCATCCTGGACCACGACCACGACGAGCTGACGCTGGCCGAGACCTACGAGGGTGGGCGGCACCGCTTCGACGGCGACGTCTCGCTGACCCACTCCGGCGCCTTCGGCTACACCGTGCGGGTGCTGCCCAAGCACGCCCTGCTGGCCTCCGACGCCGAGCTCGGCGTGGTCGCGCTGCCCCTCTGA